The following are encoded together in the Jannaschia sp. M317 genome:
- a CDS encoding antitoxin Xre-like helix-turn-helix domain-containing protein yields MQTVEAILDLPGASSPLSLVDRINDGLPLAAIDAFARRVALEPALRYRLIPKATLASRRKRHEPLSREESARLARAAKVLAPAEEVWGSPEEARAFLHRAHPMLEDRRPIDVTLDNEFGADFVEGSCSASVLAPPPDPLAMTA; encoded by the coding sequence ATGCAGACCGTCGAAGCCATTCTCGATCTCCCCGGCGCGAGCTCGCCGCTCTCGCTGGTGGATCGGATCAACGACGGCCTGCCGCTGGCCGCCATCGACGCCTTCGCCCGCCGCGTCGCCCTAGAGCCCGCGCTGCGCTACCGCCTCATCCCCAAGGCCACGCTCGCCAGCCGCCGCAAGCGCCATGAGCCGCTCTCACGCGAGGAGAGCGCACGGCTGGCCCGCGCGGCCAAGGTCCTGGCACCGGCCGAGGAGGTCTGGGGTTCGCCCGAAGAGGCCCGGGCCTTCCTGCACCGCGCCCACCCGATGCTGGAGGACCGCCGCCCCATCGACGTGACCCTCGATAACGAGTTCGGCGCCGACTTCGTCGAGGGGTCCTGCAGCGCCTCCGTTTTGGCTCCGCCGCCTGATCCTCTCGCGATGACAGCGTAG